A stretch of the Rhizobium sullae genome encodes the following:
- a CDS encoding OmpA family protein, with product MKRLLTTKLTVFLALFFVTQTDLGAQELNDSALKERFQRQIELFKAARLGATRGLVLTNSNSTPKAAAIPVTIATPETGAAKTAPAPAAPAAIAPQGTEAAPAVPDVGQPSTPQPTATSPTTAVSAAATSDPQTYWKLPPDDQINVRVNFDFDSAAIAPQQKAMLQKLCGVIKDMDIKLVRIIGHTDAVGGASYNQHLSVLRAKEVTRFFTDDCNIARERLEAVGAGEQFLLNQENPKADENRRVEFQAVS from the coding sequence ATGAAGCGCCTGCTGACCACCAAGCTGACGGTGTTTCTCGCTCTATTCTTCGTGACCCAAACTGATTTGGGTGCGCAGGAACTGAACGATTCGGCGCTTAAAGAGCGCTTTCAGCGACAGATCGAGTTGTTCAAGGCAGCACGGCTCGGAGCCACGCGTGGCCTGGTTCTTACCAACTCCAACTCCACGCCCAAAGCCGCGGCCATACCGGTGACAATTGCCACGCCCGAAACCGGCGCAGCCAAAACCGCTCCGGCTCCCGCTGCCCCTGCAGCCATTGCGCCCCAAGGGACCGAAGCTGCTCCAGCTGTCCCCGATGTAGGTCAGCCATCAACCCCGCAACCGACGGCGACATCACCGACAACCGCCGTATCCGCAGCGGCGACAAGCGATCCGCAGACATACTGGAAGCTGCCGCCCGACGACCAGATCAACGTCCGCGTAAATTTCGACTTCGATTCAGCGGCCATCGCTCCGCAGCAAAAGGCGATGCTGCAGAAGCTTTGCGGAGTAATAAAGGATATGGACATCAAACTCGTCCGTATCATCGGTCACACGGATGCTGTCGGAGGCGCAAGCTACAATCAGCACCTATCGGTGCTGCGCGCGAAGGAGGTAACCCGCTTCTTCACGGATGATTGCAACATCGCTCGGGAACGGCTCGAAGCAGTTGGCGCAGGCGAGCAGTTTCTTCTCAACCAGGAAAATCCGAAGGCCGACGAGAACAGGCGCGTAGAATTCCAGGCTGTGAGCTAA
- the tssH gene encoding type VI secretion system ATPase TssH yields MQQSFKRKELVGKLNPVCLRAFKAAADAAKLRGNPYVELVHWIEQLALVDRADFQLILNDAGVDLGRLAADMARAIDKLPYGATSIEEFSDHIFHAIQEAWSLASLQFGSEEVRGVHVLLACRKVAVLDGLLLKISAEFDRIEADSVIPRLDDVLAGSLENAGKAEAPEPSRKKRPAGGDSALAKYATDLTRRARDGQVDPVLGRDPEIRQIVDILMRRRQNNPILTGEAGVGKTAVVEGFALRLAEGDVPPPLKGVALHLLDIGLMQAGASVKGEFEKRLKTVIEEVQASETPIILFIDEAHTLIGAGGAAGTGDAANLLKPALARGELRTIAATTWAEYKQHIEKDPALTRRFQVVKVEEPDEEAAILMLRGVAGVLEKHHQVQILDEAIETAVSLSHRYIPARQLPDKAVSLLDTACARVAVSQHATPAEVEDLLRRKQSLEVEQGIIGREAAIGIEVAERPSKVEASLAETESALLAAKARWEKEQSMVSKILDLRARLRGKGVKLDAVLAEGEADAELPAAADVDLPEQERGDSVLPNQGADLARLKVLMAELAGVQGETPLILLSVDRNAVASVVQDWTGIPVGRMLTSQTEKALQLAKVLGERVVGQEFAMESIARRVQTSRAGLGSPEKPVGVFLLCGPSGVGKTETALALAEALYGGEQNLISINMSEFQEAHTVSTLKGAPPGYVGYGKGGVLTEAVRRRPYSVILLDEVEKAHPDVHEIFFQVFDKGMMDDSEGRRIDFRNTLILLTSNVGSDVIMKRTDGGRTRPPLEELESALRPPLLKVFPPAFLGRVIVVPYYPLSDSMIDAITQHHFAEIARRLRASHDAELVIGNGVLELIKARCTEVESGGRMIDAILTNTLLPTLSQGVLNWALEGKRLTKATVGASAEGFTYAFE; encoded by the coding sequence ATGCAGCAGAGCTTCAAGCGCAAGGAACTGGTCGGCAAACTCAATCCCGTTTGCTTGCGCGCTTTCAAGGCGGCGGCCGACGCGGCCAAGCTTCGCGGCAATCCCTATGTCGAACTCGTTCACTGGATCGAACAGCTGGCCCTGGTCGACCGCGCAGATTTTCAGCTTATCCTCAACGATGCTGGCGTGGATCTCGGCCGGCTTGCTGCCGATATGGCGAGGGCGATAGACAAGCTTCCCTATGGCGCGACCTCCATCGAGGAGTTTTCGGATCACATCTTTCATGCCATCCAGGAGGCCTGGAGCCTGGCAAGCCTGCAGTTCGGATCTGAAGAGGTTCGCGGCGTGCATGTTCTGCTGGCCTGCAGAAAGGTAGCGGTACTTGACGGGCTTCTGTTGAAGATCAGCGCCGAATTCGATCGGATCGAGGCGGATTCCGTCATCCCCCGGCTGGACGACGTGCTGGCCGGATCACTCGAAAATGCCGGCAAGGCCGAAGCTCCAGAACCGTCCCGGAAAAAACGCCCGGCGGGCGGTGATTCCGCATTGGCGAAATACGCAACCGACCTCACCCGGCGCGCACGCGACGGCCAAGTTGACCCGGTCCTGGGCCGGGATCCCGAGATCCGTCAGATCGTCGATATCCTCATGCGCCGGCGCCAGAATAACCCGATCCTGACCGGCGAAGCCGGAGTGGGCAAGACGGCGGTGGTCGAGGGTTTTGCACTCCGCCTTGCAGAAGGAGATGTGCCGCCGCCGCTGAAAGGCGTGGCGCTTCACCTGCTGGACATCGGTTTGATGCAGGCGGGGGCGAGCGTCAAGGGTGAGTTCGAGAAGCGGCTGAAGACAGTCATCGAGGAAGTCCAGGCATCAGAAACTCCGATCATCCTCTTCATCGATGAAGCTCATACTCTGATCGGGGCAGGCGGGGCAGCGGGAACGGGAGACGCGGCAAATCTTCTTAAACCGGCATTGGCGCGTGGCGAGCTTCGCACGATCGCTGCAACGACATGGGCAGAGTACAAGCAGCATATCGAGAAAGACCCGGCTTTGACCCGCCGCTTCCAGGTGGTCAAGGTTGAAGAGCCTGATGAAGAAGCCGCCATCCTGATGTTGCGTGGTGTGGCAGGCGTGCTGGAGAAGCACCACCAGGTGCAGATTCTGGACGAAGCCATCGAGACAGCCGTCAGCCTTTCGCATCGCTATATCCCCGCGCGCCAACTGCCGGACAAGGCAGTCAGCCTACTCGATACGGCCTGCGCGCGCGTGGCGGTATCGCAGCACGCGACACCGGCTGAGGTCGAAGATCTTCTGCGGCGCAAGCAGTCTCTCGAGGTCGAGCAGGGCATCATCGGGCGCGAAGCTGCGATCGGCATCGAGGTCGCAGAGCGCCCGTCGAAGGTCGAAGCCTCGCTCGCCGAGACGGAATCCGCGTTGCTTGCCGCAAAGGCCCGCTGGGAAAAAGAACAGTCAATGGTCTCCAAAATCCTCGATCTACGGGCAAGGCTACGGGGAAAGGGAGTTAAGCTCGATGCGGTGCTGGCCGAGGGAGAGGCGGACGCGGAATTGCCGGCGGCTGCCGACGTGGATCTCCCCGAGCAGGAGCGCGGCGATAGCGTACTCCCGAACCAGGGCGCCGATCTTGCACGGCTCAAGGTGCTAATGGCGGAACTTGCAGGCGTTCAGGGCGAGACGCCGCTCATCCTGCTTTCCGTCGACAGGAACGCTGTGGCCTCCGTCGTGCAGGACTGGACGGGTATTCCCGTCGGCCGGATGCTGACCAGCCAGACTGAAAAAGCGCTACAGCTCGCCAAGGTTCTGGGAGAGCGCGTCGTCGGCCAGGAGTTTGCAATGGAATCGATCGCGCGGCGCGTGCAAACCAGCCGTGCGGGACTTGGCTCACCTGAAAAGCCTGTGGGCGTTTTCCTGCTGTGCGGCCCTTCAGGCGTCGGCAAGACAGAAACGGCGCTGGCGCTCGCCGAAGCGCTCTATGGAGGCGAACAGAATCTGATCTCCATCAACATGTCGGAGTTTCAGGAGGCACACACAGTCTCCACTCTCAAGGGTGCCCCTCCCGGCTATGTCGGCTACGGCAAGGGAGGGGTACTGACCGAAGCCGTGCGGCGGCGACCCTATTCCGTCATCTTGCTCGATGAAGTCGAGAAGGCGCACCCGGATGTGCACGAGATCTTCTTCCAGGTTTTCGACAAGGGAATGATGGACGACAGCGAGGGCCGACGGATCGACTTCAGGAACACCCTTATCCTGCTGACGTCGAATGTCGGTTCGGACGTAATCATGAAGCGAACAGACGGCGGCAGGACGCGGCCGCCGCTTGAGGAACTCGAAAGCGCACTGCGGCCGCCACTGCTGAAAGTGTTTCCGCCAGCGTTCCTCGGACGGGTGATTGTCGTGCCCTATTACCCGCTCTCGGATTCAATGATCGATGCGATCACACAACATCATTTCGCCGAGATCGCGCGCCGCCTGCGCGCCAGCCATGACGCCGAACTGGTGATCGGGAACGGGGTTCTGGAATTGATCAAGGCTCGGTGCACCGAAGTTGAATCGGGCGGGCGCATGATCGACGCGATCCTGACAAACACGCTTCTACCGACGCTGAGCCAAGGCGTACTGAACTGGGCGCTCGAAGGCAAACGCCTCACCAAGGCCACGGTCGGAGCATCTGCCGAAGGCTTCACTTACGCGTTTGAATAA
- a CDS encoding serine/threonine protein kinase — protein MIDPLPGDIFRKGQVLNNTYEIEGVLGRGGTGEVYRASNRITRRVVALKALKRELSANAGYLELMKREEEMRSISHHAVVRYTDCSQTGDGHVYLVMDYVAGTPLSEWLEQGGASPRDLLVVAHRVAEGLVATHERKIVHRDLSPDNIILRDGRPEEAVIIDFGIAKDSNTGARTIVGNEFAGKYEYAAPEQMHGQAEPRSDLYALGASLLATFRGRVPDVGRSPGEVVRHKERRLDTSGVPEPLKTLIDDLTQPDPARRPPSAAAVVNEIGRLLQPGHAKARPGGRDTGPKLRPLLLILPLAALAAIGGLWFLGVFQSLSPTALPIATPYKLTAGVDAQGRLTLAGFAPDADQHQAILANFTRTVGLPPPNDALTLAQGAPSERWAQDIDVFFAAAVPLDEWKLEIADRTVHLTGLAPDKAGREAAVTRFNAAAKAAGYQPVARIAAGPRDLSPDQLKPLIVPLETCGPLRVQQPEGGTFPLGSTISVQGDVASSGDLEALQQALAPHVGDRELRFDATVLSDQLCVVQELLPDTPQGQMTIVLGYGDRSEPNMSGIYSVGDNPVIDVLAPASLDKGYLWVAIADVTGNLFNVLPNIKRPDHALAEIGTVSDGMRTIRVAYPTAEGAADPAKLTFAVDNTFGRTLIIAMQTDQPLFPQLRPTTESTKSFAEDLRAVVAAGHVSMLSMTTRLIDTRK, from the coding sequence ATGATTGATCCTCTGCCTGGCGACATCTTCCGCAAAGGACAGGTGCTCAACAACACCTACGAGATCGAGGGTGTCCTCGGCCGCGGTGGAACAGGTGAAGTCTATCGAGCAAGCAACCGGATCACCCGCCGCGTGGTGGCGCTTAAGGCGCTGAAGCGGGAGCTCTCGGCAAATGCCGGCTATCTGGAGCTTATGAAGCGAGAGGAGGAAATGCGCAGCATCTCCCACCACGCGGTCGTGCGCTACACCGACTGCAGCCAGACCGGCGACGGCCACGTCTATCTGGTGATGGATTATGTTGCCGGCACGCCGCTCAGTGAGTGGCTCGAGCAAGGCGGGGCTTCCCCGCGGGATCTGCTAGTGGTGGCACACAGAGTGGCCGAAGGTCTTGTCGCAACGCACGAGCGCAAGATCGTCCACCGCGACCTTTCCCCCGACAACATCATCCTTCGCGACGGCAGGCCGGAGGAAGCCGTTATTATCGATTTTGGCATCGCCAAAGACAGCAACACAGGGGCGCGCACAATCGTCGGTAACGAGTTTGCGGGCAAGTACGAATATGCTGCGCCGGAGCAGATGCATGGGCAAGCGGAGCCGCGCTCCGACCTTTATGCCTTGGGCGCATCGCTGCTCGCAACCTTTCGGGGAAGGGTTCCAGACGTCGGAAGGAGTCCGGGCGAGGTCGTCCGTCATAAGGAGCGCCGGCTTGACACCTCGGGCGTTCCAGAACCGCTTAAGACACTGATCGACGACCTCACTCAGCCTGACCCGGCCCGCCGGCCACCGAGTGCCGCCGCGGTCGTCAATGAAATCGGAAGGTTGCTGCAACCTGGTCACGCCAAAGCACGGCCGGGCGGGCGCGACACGGGGCCCAAGTTGCGGCCATTGCTTCTAATTCTGCCTCTCGCGGCGCTGGCCGCTATCGGCGGACTTTGGTTTCTCGGGGTTTTTCAGAGCTTGTCTCCGACTGCCCTGCCGATCGCGACGCCCTACAAACTCACTGCCGGGGTGGACGCGCAAGGGCGGCTCACGCTTGCCGGTTTCGCTCCCGACGCCGACCAGCATCAGGCAATCCTAGCGAACTTCACCCGCACGGTCGGGCTTCCGCCGCCCAATGACGCCCTCACACTCGCCCAGGGTGCTCCATCCGAACGGTGGGCGCAGGACATCGATGTCTTTTTTGCGGCCGCCGTTCCGCTTGACGAGTGGAAGCTTGAAATAGCTGATCGAACGGTCCACCTCACGGGCCTCGCGCCCGATAAAGCGGGACGCGAAGCTGCGGTCACACGATTCAATGCGGCGGCAAAAGCGGCCGGCTACCAGCCTGTCGCCCGTATTGCGGCCGGTCCGCGAGATCTGTCGCCGGACCAACTGAAACCCCTTATCGTGCCGCTGGAGACCTGCGGTCCACTCCGCGTTCAACAACCGGAGGGCGGCACCTTTCCCCTCGGATCGACGATCTCCGTCCAAGGAGACGTCGCTTCAAGCGGCGACCTCGAAGCCCTCCAGCAGGCACTCGCACCCCATGTCGGAGATCGCGAGCTGCGCTTCGATGCCACGGTACTCAGCGACCAGCTGTGCGTTGTTCAAGAGCTGTTGCCGGATACGCCGCAAGGTCAGATGACGATCGTTCTTGGCTATGGCGACAGATCCGAGCCGAACATGTCGGGCATCTATTCGGTTGGCGACAATCCGGTTATCGACGTGCTTGCGCCGGCCTCGCTCGACAAGGGGTACTTGTGGGTCGCCATCGCCGACGTCACAGGCAATCTCTTCAATGTACTTCCGAACATCAAGAGACCCGATCATGCACTCGCCGAAATCGGGACCGTGTCGGATGGCATGCGCACCATTCGGGTCGCCTATCCAACGGCAGAGGGTGCGGCCGACCCCGCAAAGCTCACCTTCGCCGTCGACAACACCTTCGGCAGAACGCTGATAATTGCTATGCAGACCGACCAGCCGCTTTTCCCGCAGCTTCGGCCAACAACCGAGTCCACCAAGTCCTTTGCCGAAGATTTACGTGCAGTGGTAGCGGCCGGTCATGTCTCGATGCTGTCAATGACGACCCGGTTAATCGACACGCGCAAATAA
- a CDS encoding type VI secretion system protein TssA, whose translation MFNSALWLSPLNGDNPSGESLRNDARFHELERLVQPQIEISRDERNNPVSRTEVPVDWSIVLRKSEELRQHGRDLRLLVIVTRALANEQGLAGLAEGLNLITGSFDMHWETMHPELREGLPLRDAAIRRTNALLQLQNEKDGLLGDLRKMTFFAPRSVGPVTGRDLERGALDTRTVLNEAAPGLSDAEKASLVSEHDQLLNRVRIGCAAFAEQAGDEASALIVSANAAATAMEALETSLNRRLGGDVRVTLPDLSRFLQRVISTLERAKPNPRQETANEETLDRETAAAKTISDAAPAYTGATAVFPSRLTSREEVTKCIDLIIAFYDRTEPSSPIPHLAHRIKRMVPMDFLELMEDLAPSGLKEFRLLAGVPERKKPVPGTKGDHQ comes from the coding sequence TTGTTTAACTCGGCTCTCTGGTTAAGTCCACTGAACGGCGACAACCCGTCGGGCGAAAGCTTGCGGAATGATGCACGATTCCACGAGTTGGAACGCCTTGTGCAACCGCAGATCGAGATCAGCCGCGACGAACGCAACAACCCGGTCTCACGGACCGAGGTCCCGGTCGATTGGTCGATCGTCCTTCGAAAATCAGAAGAGTTGCGCCAGCACGGACGGGATCTGAGGCTCCTCGTGATCGTGACCCGCGCCCTTGCAAATGAACAAGGTCTTGCTGGCCTCGCGGAAGGCTTGAACCTGATCACCGGAAGCTTCGACATGCATTGGGAAACGATGCATCCGGAACTTCGTGAGGGCTTGCCTCTACGGGATGCCGCAATACGCCGGACTAATGCTCTTCTCCAACTCCAAAACGAGAAGGATGGGCTACTCGGCGATCTTCGGAAGATGACTTTCTTTGCGCCACGGAGCGTCGGCCCTGTCACAGGGCGCGATCTCGAGCGCGGGGCTCTCGACACCCGAACCGTTCTCAACGAGGCTGCACCCGGACTGAGCGACGCTGAGAAGGCGTCGCTCGTAAGCGAGCACGACCAGTTACTCAATCGCGTGAGGATCGGCTGCGCGGCGTTTGCGGAACAAGCCGGGGACGAGGCGTCCGCGCTCATCGTCAGCGCAAACGCTGCCGCCACAGCGATGGAAGCCCTCGAGACATCGCTCAATCGGCGACTCGGCGGGGATGTGCGCGTGACCTTGCCGGATCTGAGTCGCTTCCTGCAGCGAGTGATCTCTACGCTTGAGCGTGCCAAGCCCAACCCCAGGCAGGAAACTGCAAACGAGGAAACGCTCGATCGTGAGACCGCGGCTGCAAAAACGATCTCTGACGCAGCTCCGGCTTACACCGGAGCAACGGCAGTCTTTCCGTCGCGGCTTACCTCGCGCGAGGAGGTCACAAAGTGCATCGACCTCATCATTGCCTTCTACGACCGCACCGAACCGTCTAGTCCTATTCCCCATCTGGCGCACAGGATCAAACGTATGGTGCCGATGGATTTTCTGGAACTCATGGAGGACCTGGCGCCCTCCGGTTTGAAGGAATTCCGGCTTCTGGCCGGTGTGCCGGAAAGAAAAAAACCTGTCCCTGGGACGAAAGGTGATCACCAATGA
- the tssB gene encoding type VI secretion system contractile sheath small subunit, with product MSETKAKVIERNRAPRVQIAYEVETYGSPTTIELPFVMGVMADLAGASQTPEARKSVRDRSFVETDANRFGRFMEALSPRVKARVKNTLPQPAGEERDEELALDLTFTSIADFAPDRIAEQVPQLAELLRMRGQLEELLGFMDGRIDAEKRIAQLLNNEPLLGKIADQALEDSSKSEV from the coding sequence ATGAGCGAAACTAAGGCCAAGGTAATTGAACGAAACCGGGCGCCTCGCGTCCAGATCGCTTACGAAGTCGAAACTTACGGCAGTCCGACCACCATCGAATTGCCGTTCGTCATGGGCGTGATGGCTGATCTCGCCGGCGCCTCCCAGACGCCGGAGGCCCGCAAGTCCGTCCGGGACCGCTCCTTTGTCGAAACCGACGCAAACAGGTTCGGTCGTTTCATGGAAGCACTCAGCCCGCGCGTCAAAGCTCGCGTGAAAAACACCCTTCCCCAGCCTGCCGGCGAAGAGCGCGACGAAGAGCTTGCGCTAGACCTGACCTTTACGAGCATAGCCGATTTCGCGCCGGATCGTATTGCCGAACAAGTTCCGCAGCTTGCAGAACTCTTGAGAATGCGCGGCCAACTTGAGGAATTGCTCGGTTTCATGGATGGCCGCATCGACGCCGAAAAACGCATCGCGCAACTTTTGAACAACGAGCCCCTGTTGGGAAAGATCGCCGATCAGGCGCTCGAAGATAGCAGCAAGTCGGAGGTCTGA
- the tssC gene encoding type VI secretion system contractile sheath large subunit yields MAEQERTAAVGVTEAKEVDLQEFSELLEKDFKVKKDDSDKLQTLVRNLALAARGRTESTVISSNAIKSIKSLIAGIDKLLTEQTNEILHAPEVLQMEGTWRGLWYLVNNTETDQKLKIRVMNISKEELADTLEDYEGQMWDQSPIFKKVYTDEYSMLGGNPFGCLIGAYEFSNHPKDAGLLRNMSGICASAHTPFIAAAAPRLFRMESWQELPNPQDLQQIVSSPAYASWQSLRESEDARYIGLTMPRVLARLPYGADTVPVKGFAFEEEVQGDHHRYVWMNAAFPMGVNINRSHKLFGWGTQIRGVENGGAVINLPVHNFPTDDGTVAMKCPTEVAIDDRREAELAKLGLMPILHRKNTDIAAFIGAHSLQDDEARAGRLVDPDAQANERLSANLPYLFPVSRFAHYLKAIARDKIGSFKERADMQIWLTEWINRYVLANPAFADEKARAKRPLAAAEVQVDSVEGRPGWYNARFYLRPHYQLEGINASLRLVSELPSMKS; encoded by the coding sequence ATGGCCGAACAGGAAAGAACCGCTGCGGTTGGTGTCACGGAAGCCAAAGAAGTCGACCTTCAGGAATTCAGCGAACTTCTGGAAAAGGACTTCAAGGTCAAAAAAGATGACAGCGACAAGCTTCAAACCTTGGTCAGAAATCTGGCGCTTGCTGCGCGCGGCCGTACAGAATCGACCGTCATCTCTTCCAACGCGATCAAATCGATCAAGTCCTTGATTGCCGGCATTGACAAGCTGCTGACCGAGCAGACCAACGAAATTCTCCATGCGCCTGAAGTGCTTCAGATGGAGGGGACATGGCGCGGACTGTGGTACCTCGTAAACAATACCGAGACGGATCAAAAGTTGAAGATCCGCGTCATGAACATTTCGAAGGAGGAGTTGGCTGATACCCTTGAGGATTACGAGGGTCAGATGTGGGACCAAAGCCCCATATTCAAGAAAGTCTACACCGACGAATACTCGATGCTCGGCGGTAACCCCTTTGGCTGCCTGATCGGCGCCTACGAATTCTCAAATCACCCGAAGGATGCCGGTCTCCTCCGCAACATGTCCGGCATCTGCGCCTCGGCGCACACCCCCTTCATCGCAGCCGCCGCCCCCCGTCTGTTCCGCATGGAAAGCTGGCAGGAACTGCCGAACCCGCAAGACCTGCAACAGATCGTGTCGTCGCCGGCCTATGCCTCATGGCAGTCACTGCGCGAGAGTGAGGACGCCCGTTACATAGGGTTGACAATGCCACGCGTACTGGCGAGGCTGCCTTATGGCGCAGACACCGTTCCTGTGAAGGGCTTCGCCTTCGAGGAAGAGGTCCAGGGCGACCATCACCGATATGTCTGGATGAACGCGGCCTTCCCGATGGGGGTCAACATCAACCGCAGCCACAAGCTGTTCGGCTGGGGCACGCAAATCCGCGGGGTCGAGAACGGTGGTGCAGTGATCAATCTCCCTGTCCACAACTTCCCGACCGACGACGGGACAGTGGCGATGAAATGCCCAACCGAGGTCGCCATTGACGATCGGCGCGAGGCCGAGCTCGCCAAGCTCGGGCTGATGCCGATCCTCCATCGCAAGAACACTGATATTGCCGCCTTCATCGGCGCCCATTCGTTGCAAGACGACGAGGCGCGAGCCGGCCGTCTGGTCGACCCGGATGCTCAGGCCAATGAGAGACTGAGCGCAAATCTGCCCTACCTTTTCCCGGTTTCCCGTTTCGCCCATTACCTGAAAGCGATCGCCCGGGATAAGATCGGTTCATTCAAGGAACGTGCCGACATGCAGATTTGGCTGACGGAGTGGATCAACCGCTACGTTCTCGCCAACCCTGCCTTCGCCGACGAAAAAGCCCGCGCAAAACGTCCCCTTGCAGCCGCCGAGGTCCAGGTTGACAGCGTGGAAGGTCGCCCCGGCTGGTACAATGCTCGGTTTTATCTGCGGCCCCACTACCAGCTGGAAGGCATCAATGCTTCGCTCCGGCTCGTTTCGGAGCTGCCGTCTATGAAGTCTTGA
- a CDS encoding type VI secretion system tube protein Hcp, which yields MKIDGFLKVPDITGPSVRDGHVDEIEVHGVEFEMQAPFDPNSLSRRGRVSMGMLNFIKHYDKASPYLKKALFENKLLDEVKFSARRTIEGETSDYLVITLKDASVTNYTMKPSEEEPDVIEERVGFAYKNITFNYDDKDEVEMDVYVGK from the coding sequence ATGAAAATCGACGGTTTTCTCAAGGTACCTGACATCACGGGGCCGAGCGTTCGCGACGGCCACGTAGACGAAATCGAGGTGCACGGAGTGGAGTTTGAAATGCAGGCTCCTTTCGATCCGAATTCGCTATCGCGGAGAGGCCGCGTCAGCATGGGCATGCTCAATTTCATCAAGCACTACGACAAGGCCTCGCCCTATCTGAAGAAGGCTCTGTTCGAAAACAAGCTTCTGGACGAGGTCAAGTTTTCAGCGCGCAGAACGATAGAGGGCGAAACGAGCGACTACCTGGTCATCACGTTGAAGGACGCTTCGGTGACCAACTACACCATGAAGCCGAGTGAGGAAGAGCCAGATGTGATCGAAGAGCGCGTCGGCTTCGCTTACAAGAACATCACTTTCAATTACGACGACAAGGACGAGGTCGAGATGGATGTCTATGTCGGCAAGTGA
- the tssE gene encoding type VI secretion system baseplate subunit TssE, producing MSASDSWQKGFGRKVRPGGHLRATREAIQPSLWDRLVNDLPGLNSEINQLRQAIQKEIDPERLNGLVAAGLHQMEAAADISAEQKKSIHRLFSLERRQAELESRGVVVSTDVLREAVRRDIEALFNAQRFESTPLLTDFEADQAGDNPPSLEDFPEVRRSVINYGVPPFSGRSSRDFDRDELSKEIRSVLAAFEPRLKESATKVTVSLGDRATGLRIDIDALLLTSPAPERLLLRTILNLDDGSARTELKDT from the coding sequence ATGTCGGCAAGTGACAGCTGGCAAAAAGGATTTGGAAGGAAGGTGAGACCCGGCGGGCACCTGCGGGCGACTCGAGAAGCGATCCAGCCGTCCTTGTGGGATCGCCTGGTGAACGACCTGCCGGGGCTCAACTCGGAAATCAACCAACTTCGGCAGGCGATCCAGAAAGAAATAGACCCCGAACGTCTGAACGGGCTGGTTGCCGCAGGTCTTCACCAAATGGAGGCCGCTGCCGATATCAGCGCCGAGCAGAAGAAGAGCATACACCGTCTGTTCTCTCTCGAGCGACGCCAGGCAGAACTGGAAAGTCGCGGCGTCGTCGTCTCGACCGATGTGCTGCGCGAGGCAGTGCGGCGCGACATCGAGGCGCTTTTTAATGCCCAACGCTTCGAATCCACGCCGCTCCTGACGGACTTCGAGGCAGATCAGGCTGGCGACAACCCTCCGTCGCTTGAGGATTTCCCGGAAGTTCGCCGCAGCGTGATCAATTATGGCGTTCCCCCCTTCTCCGGCCGTTCCTCCCGTGACTTCGACCGGGATGAACTGTCGAAGGAAATCCGAAGCGTGCTCGCCGCGTTTGAACCTCGGCTGAAGGAAAGCGCGACGAAAGTTACCGTCAGCCTCGGCGACAGGGCAACCGGCCTCAGGATTGACATCGACGCACTGCTGCTTACCTCGCCGGCGCCGGAACGGCTGCTCCTGCGCACGATACTCAACCTCGACGACGGTTCGGCGCGGACTGAACTGAAGGACACCTGA